The genomic window GTGATCTACATCCCGGTCTCCGACATGACGGTGATGGTTCCTGTCCACAAGGCCGCGGAGATAGGCATCAGACCCATCGTATCCAGGGAGGAAGCTCTCGAAGCCCTCGACTTCATCTCCGAGAACCCCCAGGCAGGCCCCACCGACTGGAAGACCCGCTACCAGATGAACCTGGATCTCCTCAAGAAGGGAAGCGTGATGGACATCGCCCGCGTGGTCCGGGCCCTCTACTACCGAAGCAAGATAAAGGAGCTGCCCATCCTGGAACGCAAGCTCTTCGACAACGCCCTCCGCATTCTGGTGGACGAGATATCCTTTGCCCTCGAGATCTCCGCGAAAGAAGTGGAGGCCCGCATCTTCCAGCAACTCGAACAGGAGAGCGAGCCCCTCGAGGAAGAAGAAGAGGACCTATTCGAGGAAGAGGACGAAGATCTGAATTTCGAAGAAGACGAGGAAGAGGACGGGGACGACATGGAGGACGCAGACCTGGACGAAGAGGACGATTCCGAGGAATGAGCGCCGATGCCGGTTTCGTGGTCACCGCAGCGGGAGCGAGCGTCCGGATGGGCGGAGCCCGGAAGAAAGAATACCGCCTCCTCGATGGCCTCCCCGTACTCCTCCACAGCATCCAGGCAGCCTTCCAAACCGGACTCTTCGACCGCTATGTGGTAGTGCTCCCTCCAGGGGACGAGGCGGTCTGGTACGATGAGTTGCTCCCGCTCCTCGACAGCCCATGTCGAGATCTCGTCACCCTTGCACCGGGTGGGACCTCACGTCAGGAGTCGGTCTTCCACGCCCTCGAGGCCCTCTCGGGAGAACCCCCGGAGATCGTCCTCATCCATGACGGCGCCCGCCCCTGGGTGAGCCCGGCCCTCATCGGGAGGGTGTACCGAAAGGCGAGAGAGAAGGGAGCCTGCATCCCGGTGGTCGCCCTCGTGGACGCCCCAAAGAG from Spirochaeta thermophila DSM 6192 includes these protein-coding regions:
- a CDS encoding IspD/TarI family cytidylyltransferase — encoded protein: MSADAGFVVTAAGASVRMGGARKKEYRLLDGLPVLLHSIQAAFQTGLFDRYVVVLPPGDEAVWYDELLPLLDSPCRDLVTLAPGGTSRQESVFHALEALSGEPPEIVLIHDGARPWVSPALIGRVYRKAREKGACIPVVALVDAPKRIGPTGEVVEHLDKHHLVGAQTPQGFRFSLIYEAHRRFHDRLHLFPDDAALCHAAGIPVHTVEGDPVNRKITFPWDLP
- a CDS encoding CarD family transcriptional regulator; this translates as MTSRNTSAQPEPQFKVHDHVVYPLQGVGEVVRIEEREFKGEGLLYYVIYIPVSDMTVMVPVHKAAEIGIRPIVSREEALEALDFISENPQAGPTDWKTRYQMNLDLLKKGSVMDIARVVRALYYRSKIKELPILERKLFDNALRILVDEISFALEISAKEVEARIFQQLEQESEPLEEEEEDLFEEEDEDLNFEEDEEEDGDDMEDADLDEEDDSEE